One genomic segment of Coriobacteriia bacterium includes these proteins:
- a CDS encoding MBL fold metallo-hydrolase, with the protein MASTTPTSSVREPAGCVRTVVVGSLQENCYIVDDGQGGAVLVDPGDDWPAIERALAGRPVRAVLITHFHADHVGALNDALAATGAPWYIGDADARMLEPGRARTAHAHYAAVEVPTPPERTVHGRDVVTAGELSFAVIDCPGHSKGGVTYYERACGLAFTGDTLFAGSCGRTDLEGGSGRAIASSLARLAKLPDAVRVLPGHGPASTIGVERATNPYVRQALANEVL; encoded by the coding sequence GTGGCAAGCACCACTCCCACTAGTTCCGTGCGTGAGCCAGCTGGTTGCGTCCGGACTGTCGTTGTCGGCTCGCTGCAGGAGAACTGCTACATCGTCGACGACGGCCAGGGCGGTGCCGTGCTCGTGGACCCTGGCGACGACTGGCCCGCCATCGAGCGTGCCCTCGCGGGCCGTCCCGTGCGCGCCGTGCTGATCACGCACTTCCACGCCGACCACGTGGGCGCCCTGAACGATGCGCTCGCTGCGACGGGGGCACCCTGGTACATCGGCGACGCCGACGCCCGCATGCTTGAGCCGGGCCGCGCTCGCACCGCGCACGCCCACTACGCCGCTGTCGAGGTGCCCACTCCTCCGGAGCGTACCGTGCACGGACGTGACGTCGTGACCGCGGGGGAGCTGAGCTTTGCGGTCATCGACTGCCCTGGCCACTCCAAAGGCGGCGTCACGTACTACGAGCGCGCCTGTGGCCTGGCGTTCACGGGCGATACGCTGTTTGCGGGGTCGTGCGGCCGCACAGACCTCGAGGGCGGCAGCGGGCGTGCCATCGCGAGCTCGCTCGCGCGTCTCGCCAAGCTGCCCGATGCCGTGCGCGTGCTTCCGGGTCACGGGCCCGCGAGCACGATCGGCGTCGAGCGCGCGACGAATCCCTACGTGCGCCAGGCGCTCGCAAACGAGGTGCTATGA
- a CDS encoding GNAT family N-acetyltransferase: MLGLDVLGFEAQRDLDDLFALFSDPTGQPLFSERVPITSREEFGDWLDDMLRNSYHDVRIVRAQGTGELVGIAFSYDYRPFDLHCKVCVSLAPAWQDKGVAGRIGTTFMDELFRAYPLRKIYALVYGYNERSLASNLQAGFEEEGCLRGYRYLDGSYHDCHVLAMTRERFYARLAPFSELGERESGDVR; this comes from the coding sequence ATGCTGGGCCTCGACGTACTGGGCTTCGAGGCCCAGCGCGACCTTGACGATCTGTTTGCCCTGTTCAGCGACCCCACGGGCCAGCCGCTGTTCTCCGAGCGTGTGCCGATCACGAGCCGCGAGGAGTTTGGCGACTGGCTCGACGACATGCTGCGCAACTCCTACCACGACGTTCGCATCGTGCGGGCCCAGGGCACGGGCGAGCTCGTGGGCATCGCGTTTTCCTACGACTACCGCCCATTTGACCTGCACTGCAAGGTGTGCGTCTCACTGGCGCCCGCCTGGCAGGACAAGGGAGTGGCGGGTCGCATCGGCACGACCTTCATGGACGAGCTGTTTCGCGCCTACCCCCTGCGCAAGATCTACGCGCTCGTGTACGGCTACAACGAGCGCAGCCTCGCCTCGAATCTGCAGGCCGGCTTTGAGGAGGAGGGCTGCCTGCGGGGATATCGCTATCTCGACGGCAGCTACCACGACTGCCATGTGCTCGCGATGACGCGCGAGCGCTTCTATGCACGGCTTGCGCCGTTCAGCGAGCTTGGTGAGCGGGAAAGCGGGGACGTGCGGTGA
- a CDS encoding AMP-binding protein, giving the protein MGERSRGCGGALGGPYADYAAPELVDLLDIVRRARACHASAAAFERVGGVTTYAAWADGVDAVSRTLSERLRACPGAADPLLAGRPLVHVCADDPELLTTAFLGSVASGCVALLGPASDASRADVRACAVLDEQAIRELMAGTGGGASCVDELPISDLDAPCCVLRSSGSSGSEPKLVVLSQRALVTDLLGGLRRYAFPPACRTLSVIPAWHGFGLVCDALAPLAVGGTICIPDTPAASFAQLSRFAPTQLNVPPRFAAALLGMLERASDPKGVTGGRLRKMLVGGAGVDAVTCAGLRGYDIEAYGCYGLSECAPCVSVNRDAWRKDGSAGLPLDCNEVRIASDGEILVRGSNVMAGYLGRPDLTSRALRDGWLHTGDVGRIDDDGFLWVEGRLDGLIVLADGTGVVPEPWERAVCRIEGVRQALVYGWHGPQGTCLAARVFAADAATDVAAAVRGVCADGAHHIEHVELASEPLATTPTGKLVRSATPKGER; this is encoded by the coding sequence GTGGGGGAGCGATCGCGGGGCTGCGGAGGGGCGCTCGGAGGACCGTACGCTGACTATGCGGCGCCCGAGCTTGTCGATCTGCTCGATATTGTTCGCCGCGCGCGGGCGTGCCACGCCTCTGCCGCCGCGTTTGAGCGCGTGGGCGGCGTAACGACGTATGCGGCGTGGGCTGACGGCGTCGATGCCGTGAGCCGCACTCTTTCCGAGAGGCTTCGCGCGTGTCCTGGGGCGGCCGACCCCTTGCTGGCAGGCCGACCGCTCGTGCATGTGTGCGCGGACGACCCCGAGCTGCTCACGACGGCTTTTCTCGGCTCTGTTGCCTCCGGGTGCGTCGCTCTACTGGGGCCGGCGAGCGACGCATCTCGGGCTGACGTGCGCGCCTGTGCCGTGCTCGATGAACAAGCGATTCGCGAGCTCATGGCGGGGACCGGCGGCGGGGCGTCGTGTGTCGACGAGCTGCCGATTTCCGACCTCGACGCGCCGTGTTGCGTGCTGCGAAGCTCTGGATCGTCGGGCTCCGAGCCCAAGCTCGTCGTCCTGTCGCAGCGGGCCCTCGTGACCGACTTGCTTGGTGGCCTGCGCCGCTACGCGTTTCCTCCGGCGTGCCGCACGCTGAGCGTCATACCGGCCTGGCACGGCTTTGGCCTCGTGTGCGACGCGCTCGCGCCGCTTGCCGTCGGCGGTACGATCTGCATCCCTGACACCCCTGCGGCATCGTTTGCCCAACTGTCACGTTTCGCCCCGACGCAGCTCAACGTTCCGCCTCGCTTCGCGGCTGCCCTGCTCGGCATGCTCGAGCGCGCCTCGGACCCCAAAGGAGTCACGGGCGGACGCCTGCGCAAGATGCTCGTGGGCGGGGCGGGCGTCGACGCGGTGACGTGCGCGGGCCTGCGAGGCTATGACATCGAGGCATACGGCTGCTACGGCTTGTCCGAGTGCGCTCCCTGTGTCAGCGTCAACCGGGACGCGTGGCGCAAGGACGGTAGCGCTGGCCTGCCGCTCGACTGCAACGAGGTTCGCATCGCCTCAGACGGGGAGATCCTCGTGAGGGGCTCAAACGTCATGGCGGGCTATCTCGGCAGGCCCGACCTCACGTCTCGGGCGCTGCGTGACGGCTGGCTGCATACGGGCGACGTCGGGCGGATCGACGACGACGGCTTTCTTTGGGTCGAGGGCCGCCTCGATGGTCTCATCGTGCTTGCCGACGGCACGGGCGTTGTTCCCGAGCCTTGGGAGCGAGCCGTGTGTCGCATCGAGGGCGTGCGCCAGGCGCTCGTGTATGGCTGGCATGGCCCCCAAGGCACGTGCTTGGCCGCTCGCGTCTTTGCTGCTGATGCCGCAACCGATGTGGCGGCGGCCGTTCGGGGCGTCTGCGCTGACGGGGCGCATCATATCGAGCATGTGGAGCTGGCGTCCGAGCCGCTGGCGACGACGCCGACGGGCAAGTTGGTGAGGTCTGCGACACCGAAGGGGGAGCGCTGA
- a CDS encoding acyl carrier protein encodes MGDCERTARVVAQVCGLERPPAGEADLVADLGCTSFDMMAICVQLEQEFGCGIDYARLRDVRTVADLSDVVGA; translated from the coding sequence ATGGGGGACTGCGAGCGAACGGCGCGCGTCGTGGCGCAGGTCTGCGGCCTGGAGCGACCGCCTGCGGGCGAGGCGGATCTCGTGGCGGACCTCGGGTGCACGTCGTTTGACATGATGGCCATCTGCGTGCAGCTCGAGCAGGAGTTCGGCTGCGGCATCGACTATGCTCGCCTGCGCGACGTGCGCACGGTTGCCGATCTCTCCGACGTCGTGGGCGCGTAG
- a CDS encoding aldolase, with translation MPKITREDVRVPLDVMPEFRETYIDNYMAATQGTGRLMLFACDQKFEHMNKDFFGPGIDPADADPEHLFKIGDEGVIGVLAGQRGLIARYAQDYPEINYLVKMNSKTNLVKTAQSDPYSPQLNDLGSVLDMRDAGVNIVGLGYTIYLGSEYESTMVQEAGQLIADAHANGLLVVLWIYPRGKAVTDEKAADLIAGAAGVALCLGADFVKVNPPADTADATSAQLLKQASVAAGRTGLVCAGGSTVDAETFLTQLYEQIHVGGADGNATGRNIHQRSLDEAVRLTKAISAITFADYDVQEALDVFKGIDDFKLSDIK, from the coding sequence ATGCCCAAGATCACTCGTGAGGACGTGCGCGTTCCGCTCGACGTCATGCCCGAGTTCCGTGAGACATACATCGACAACTACATGGCTGCCACGCAGGGGACGGGCCGTCTCATGCTCTTCGCGTGCGACCAGAAGTTCGAACATATGAACAAGGACTTCTTCGGCCCGGGCATCGACCCGGCTGACGCCGATCCCGAGCACCTGTTCAAGATCGGTGACGAAGGCGTCATCGGCGTGCTTGCCGGCCAGCGCGGCCTCATCGCCCGCTATGCGCAGGACTACCCCGAGATCAACTACCTCGTCAAGATGAACTCCAAGACGAACCTCGTGAAGACGGCGCAGTCTGATCCGTATTCGCCGCAGCTCAACGACCTGGGCTCCGTCCTTGACATGCGCGACGCCGGCGTGAACATCGTCGGCCTCGGTTACACGATCTACCTCGGCAGCGAGTATGAGTCCACCATGGTGCAGGAGGCCGGCCAGCTCATCGCCGACGCCCACGCCAACGGCCTGCTCGTCGTGCTGTGGATCTACCCGCGTGGCAAGGCTGTCACTGACGAGAAGGCCGCCGACCTCATCGCCGGCGCAGCTGGCGTCGCCCTGTGCCTGGGCGCCGACTTCGTGAAGGTGAACCCGCCGGCTGACACGGCTGACGCGACGTCCGCCCAGCTGCTCAAGCAGGCCTCCGTGGCTGCTGGCCGCACGGGTCTCGTGTGCGCGGGCGGTTCGACCGTCGACGCCGAGACGTTCCTGACGCAGCTCTACGAGCAGATCCATGTCGGCGGCGCTGACGGCAACGCCACGGGCCGCAACATCCACCAGCGCTCTCTGGACGAGGCCGTGCGCCTGACGAAGGCCATCTCCGCCATCACGTTCGCCGACTACGACGTTCAGGAGGCGCTCGACGTCTTCAAGGGCATCGACGATTTCAAGCTCTCCGACATCAAGTAA
- a CDS encoding AAA family ATPase produces MENDACSRLAEEPSPSTVPGEPKDAGVLGPGDEAAPMRPTVVVSIFGGPGSGKTTAALDITSRLKKLGFLADFAPEYAKEVVWDTQAPLATPEERARARAVMDGGLQTQRLFFAQQQARVNRCLGQCDFVVTDSPGLIGMVCLRPPFDAEGRAALYRDMRADFDSHHNFVMVMRRGDAYEAQGRIESPKRAMAMDRATAELLNDLHEPWRSYGHDELSRAVSDMQRRLFEVRRELGLAQDPREDGGVVEVQWLCVPATSVLASTEHGWLLRLPAGACVGGIDVGDAVVRVPLDVRVETIASGEVRLGMVPGSEAELLGRGEACEPADCADDGVADVLRFDARLLERLFSGVQQKCD; encoded by the coding sequence ATGGAGAACGACGCCTGCAGCCGTTTGGCGGAAGAGCCGTCACCCTCGACGGTGCCTGGCGAGCCGAAAGACGCAGGGGTGCTCGGGCCGGGGGATGAGGCTGCTCCGATGCGCCCGACCGTCGTTGTCAGCATATTCGGCGGGCCGGGGTCGGGTAAGACGACGGCGGCGCTCGACATCACGTCGCGTCTCAAGAAGCTCGGCTTTCTGGCTGACTTTGCGCCCGAGTACGCCAAGGAGGTCGTCTGGGACACGCAGGCCCCGCTTGCGACGCCCGAGGAGCGCGCCCGAGCCCGTGCCGTCATGGACGGTGGCCTGCAGACGCAGCGGCTGTTCTTTGCCCAGCAGCAGGCGCGCGTCAATCGCTGCCTTGGGCAGTGCGACTTTGTTGTGACGGATTCGCCGGGGCTCATTGGCATGGTGTGTCTGCGGCCCCCGTTTGACGCTGAGGGGCGTGCGGCCCTATACCGTGACATGCGGGCCGACTTTGACAGCCACCACAACTTCGTCATGGTCATGCGCCGTGGGGACGCCTACGAAGCCCAAGGCCGCATCGAGAGCCCCAAGCGTGCCATGGCGATGGATCGGGCGACGGCCGAGCTGTTGAACGACCTGCACGAGCCATGGCGCTCATACGGGCATGACGAGCTCTCACGCGCCGTCAGCGACATGCAGCGTCGCTTGTTCGAGGTCAGACGCGAGCTCGGCCTTGCGCAGGACCCGCGTGAGGACGGCGGGGTCGTTGAGGTGCAGTGGCTCTGCGTTCCTGCGACGAGTGTGCTGGCTAGCACCGAGCACGGCTGGCTGCTGCGGCTGCCGGCGGGTGCGTGCGTGGGCGGCATCGACGTGGGAGACGCGGTTGTGCGCGTGCCGCTCGACGTGCGCGTCGAGACGATCGCGTCGGGGGAGGTACGGCTGGGCATGGTTCCCGGAAGCGAGGCGGAGCTGCTGGGGCGCGGTGAGGCGTGCGAGCCCGCGGATTGCGCGGATGACGGTGTGGCAGACGTCCTGCGTTTCGATGCACGCCTCCTCGAGCGCCTCTTTTCTGGGGTGCAACAAAAATGTGACTGA
- a CDS encoding acetate uptake transporter → MSETTHAHANPAPLGLLGFGMATALLQLHNIGLFHMSVAIIALGLFVGGLAQVIAGLMEFRYHNTFGATAFTSYGLFWWALCFILVNPLGDGFALAGPDLGWFFVLWGVYTLFMFVGTLKQTRTNQLVFGTLTILFFLLAAGNFAPNATLTLVTGVEGLVCACFALYGAFGQVVNEVYGRTVMPL, encoded by the coding sequence ATGTCCGAGACGACGCATGCCCACGCCAACCCCGCCCCGCTCGGTCTTCTGGGCTTCGGCATGGCGACCGCCTTACTGCAGCTGCACAACATAGGACTCTTCCACATGTCGGTCGCCATCATCGCCCTTGGCCTGTTCGTGGGAGGCCTTGCCCAGGTCATCGCTGGCCTCATGGAGTTTCGTTATCACAACACGTTTGGCGCAACGGCGTTCACGTCGTACGGCCTGTTTTGGTGGGCGCTGTGCTTCATCCTCGTGAACCCGCTAGGAGACGGCTTTGCGCTTGCCGGTCCCGATCTTGGCTGGTTCTTCGTCCTCTGGGGCGTCTACACGCTGTTCATGTTCGTCGGCACGCTCAAGCAGACGCGCACGAACCAGCTCGTCTTCGGTACGCTGACTATCTTGTTCTTCTTGCTTGCCGCGGGTAACTTTGCTCCGAACGCAACGCTGACGCTCGTGACGGGCGTTGAGGGCCTCGTCTGTGCGTGCTTCGCCCTGTATGGCGCGTTCGGGCAGGTCGTCAATGAGGTATATGGTCGGACGGTCATGCCTCTCTAA
- a CDS encoding mechanosensitive ion channel: MDTVAFAGLTWGQLLSKAMFLLVVIAVAYGVQHVVVRLISRLLSRTQALPQASILTNIARVVIWVLALVTVLNPVFGIQPTTLFGALGISSIVISFGLKDTISNIIGGLALMISKVVQPGDYVTISGITGTVSDLTWRHTIVQNRAGDHVVIPNSVLNTTAVVRQAASTECACTVDFTMEAGRNPNDVATDIIETAQGVVGDRLRDGMESAVFFGSITPYGVKGQLWVYVKPDIPFGGVRNDIVRALACKPYFSTFDEMAAAGEPSTF, from the coding sequence ATGGACACCGTTGCATTCGCAGGGCTCACCTGGGGCCAGCTGCTCTCAAAGGCAATGTTTCTCCTCGTCGTCATCGCCGTCGCCTACGGCGTGCAACATGTCGTCGTGCGGCTCATCAGCCGACTTCTCTCGCGCACACAGGCACTGCCCCAGGCGTCCATTCTCACGAACATCGCGCGCGTCGTCATCTGGGTGCTCGCGCTCGTGACCGTGCTTAACCCTGTGTTCGGCATCCAGCCCACGACGCTCTTTGGCGCCCTGGGCATCTCATCCATCGTCATCTCGTTCGGCTTGAAGGACACAATCTCGAACATCATTGGCGGACTTGCCCTCATGATCAGCAAAGTCGTCCAGCCGGGCGACTACGTGACGATCTCGGGCATCACCGGCACCGTCAGCGACCTCACGTGGCGCCACACCATCGTCCAGAACCGCGCCGGGGACCACGTCGTCATACCGAACTCCGTGCTCAACACGACCGCCGTCGTACGCCAGGCCGCCTCAACAGAGTGCGCGTGCACGGTAGACTTCACGATGGAAGCCGGCCGCAACCCAAACGATGTGGCGACAGACATCATAGAGACAGCCCAAGGCGTCGTGGGCGACCGTCTGCGCGACGGCATGGAGAGCGCCGTGTTCTTTGGCAGCATCACGCCCTACGGCGTCAAAGGACAGCTCTGGGTGTACGTCAAGCCCGACATCCCCTTTGGCGGCGTGCGCAACGATATCGTTCGCGCGTTGGCGTGCAAGCCATATTTCTCGACGTTTGACGAGATGGCCGCCGCCGGGGAGCCAAGCACGTTTTAG
- a CDS encoding helix-turn-helix domain-containing protein, producing MALASNQDLPLGVVMERAVRWGVPASPLFAAMLTALSTTPASLSEVDAGISYIACMFGALLGFLLVCTARTWAPMARTITCWGGAVVLEVAWVALTIAEFNALPVVTRCGMVLVGLSTAVLLCLWLSVDQWSDPRCEIGKLSVALLCAFLISALISTAPYLAYASFGLPFLTAIPLALRLKERLVEPSEGSAAQQALSMVRPRLAIVPLVLAFGAGIGVLGFGGTIADYGAALAALALLVPFALGPSAHVATGQLAAPLAILGLTMAVLFESGAPFSFFLSGCAACLAWLWMDVRIEPATGELSPASPRTTALVLGLANVFALAGLLAEHVVAGLARANTATVSVFLCALLVLVDLLWRLSALRSPASSEPASRYGRISPRTVGTATPQLGPIDEHVLETAFGLSPREAQVASLLCENRSVNYVCASLDLSRSTVKTHVRHIYEKAGVHSKDELQLLVCSDQCRKDA from the coding sequence ATGGCACTCGCTTCGAATCAAGACCTCCCGCTTGGCGTCGTCATGGAGCGCGCCGTTAGGTGGGGAGTACCCGCCTCCCCTCTGTTCGCCGCGATGCTGACAGCGCTCTCGACGACGCCGGCATCGCTCTCGGAGGTCGACGCCGGCATCTCGTACATCGCCTGCATGTTCGGTGCGCTTCTCGGCTTCCTCCTCGTCTGCACGGCACGCACCTGGGCGCCCATGGCCCGGACGATCACCTGCTGGGGAGGCGCCGTCGTGCTGGAGGTCGCGTGGGTCGCACTGACGATCGCCGAGTTCAACGCGCTGCCCGTCGTGACGCGCTGCGGGATGGTGCTCGTCGGCCTCTCGACTGCCGTCCTGCTTTGCCTGTGGCTCAGCGTCGATCAGTGGAGCGACCCGCGTTGCGAGATCGGCAAACTCTCCGTCGCCCTGCTGTGCGCGTTTCTCATCAGCGCCCTGATCAGCACGGCACCTTATCTCGCCTACGCCAGCTTCGGCCTGCCGTTCCTCACGGCGATTCCCCTCGCCCTGCGCCTGAAAGAACGCCTCGTCGAACCATCCGAAGGAAGTGCCGCGCAGCAGGCGCTCTCCATGGTGCGGCCCCGCCTTGCCATCGTGCCGCTCGTACTCGCCTTTGGCGCCGGCATCGGCGTCCTCGGATTCGGCGGCACGATAGCGGACTACGGAGCGGCCCTGGCAGCGCTGGCGCTCCTCGTCCCGTTCGCGCTCGGCCCATCTGCGCATGTGGCCACAGGGCAGCTCGCGGCCCCGCTTGCCATCCTCGGCTTGACGATGGCCGTCTTGTTCGAGAGCGGTGCACCGTTCTCGTTCTTTCTCTCGGGATGCGCTGCCTGCCTCGCCTGGCTGTGGATGGACGTGCGCATCGAACCCGCCACGGGCGAGCTTTCCCCGGCTAGCCCTCGCACAACGGCTCTCGTGCTCGGCCTCGCAAACGTGTTTGCCCTGGCAGGTCTCCTGGCCGAGCACGTCGTCGCCGGCCTCGCGCGGGCGAACACGGCGACCGTTTCCGTCTTCCTGTGCGCCTTGCTCGTCCTCGTCGACCTGCTGTGGCGCCTCAGCGCCCTGCGCTCCCCCGCCAGCAGCGAGCCGGCCTCCCGCTACGGGCGCATCAGCCCAAGAACAGTCGGCACCGCAACGCCTCAGCTCGGCCCCATCGATGAGCACGTACTTGAGACCGCGTTTGGCCTCTCGCCGCGCGAGGCGCAGGTAGCAAGCCTGCTCTGCGAGAACAGGAGCGTAAACTACGTCTGCGCGAGTCTCGACCTGTCGCGCAGCACCGTAAAGACGCACGTACGCCACATCTATGAGAAGGCGGGCGTGCACAGCAAAGACGAGCTGCAGCTCCTCGTTTGCAGCGACCAATGCCGAAAGGACGCATAA
- a CDS encoding FAD-dependent oxidoreductase: protein MSTNARMSRRTFVAGAATAALASGSALALANEKASAAADAPAWDEEVDVVVVGMGAAGCAAAIEANAAGASVCVIEKAGRGGGSTFRSGGIIYMGGGTGLQKRLGIEDTPEDMAAYVKAALGPSSDPDLQKIFCDSSLDLYDWCEAQGMVFDGDAEVETHIVEATEGISLHYTGNERAPEYTAVAKAAPRGHTPNGGAAGIFEPMESVVEGFTTPHYNTAAESLVTDETGAVIGVRATDADGKALAVKANKGVVIAAGAFTYNDAMIADYNADYLLCGSKTGNENDLGDGIRMGQKVGAATKSMSRIAALEFMYLYGDLAAGAMLDYHGFRFLAEDWYGSWIGREVMERTPDACFVILDQPKLDNILTTQYGAYLKPYAQADSIEELAEAIGLPVDHVVESIERYNEMCAKGEDTDFHKSLEYLKAIETGPFYAMYTTPVMTSMFTLGGLKINTNAEVVNYDNEPIPGLYAAGRSSNGIYGEYIGSGSSIADCLTFGRIAGRSAAARA from the coding sequence ATGTCTACCAACGCACGCATGTCCCGCCGCACGTTCGTCGCTGGTGCCGCGACGGCCGCCCTGGCCAGTGGCTCGGCCCTGGCCCTGGCCAACGAGAAGGCCTCTGCCGCCGCTGATGCGCCGGCGTGGGACGAAGAGGTTGACGTCGTCGTCGTCGGCATGGGCGCCGCCGGCTGCGCGGCCGCCATCGAGGCCAACGCGGCGGGTGCCTCGGTCTGCGTCATTGAGAAGGCCGGTCGTGGTGGCGGCTCGACGTTCCGCTCTGGCGGCATCATCTACATGGGCGGCGGCACGGGCCTGCAGAAGAGGCTCGGCATCGAGGACACGCCCGAGGACATGGCTGCCTATGTGAAGGCGGCTCTCGGCCCGAGCTCTGACCCCGACCTCCAGAAGATTTTCTGCGACTCCTCGCTCGACCTGTACGACTGGTGCGAGGCCCAGGGCATGGTGTTCGACGGCGACGCCGAGGTCGAGACGCACATCGTCGAGGCGACGGAGGGCATCAGCCTGCACTACACCGGCAACGAGCGCGCTCCCGAGTACACGGCCGTCGCCAAGGCTGCCCCGCGTGGACACACCCCCAACGGCGGTGCCGCTGGCATCTTTGAGCCGATGGAGAGCGTTGTCGAGGGCTTCACGACGCCGCACTACAACACCGCTGCCGAGAGCCTCGTGACGGACGAGACGGGCGCTGTCATCGGCGTGCGCGCCACGGACGCGGACGGCAAGGCGCTTGCCGTTAAGGCGAACAAGGGCGTCGTCATCGCGGCTGGCGCATTCACGTACAACGACGCCATGATCGCCGACTACAACGCCGACTACCTGCTGTGCGGCAGCAAGACCGGCAACGAGAATGACCTGGGCGACGGCATTCGCATGGGCCAGAAGGTTGGCGCTGCTACGAAGTCCATGTCCCGTATCGCCGCGCTGGAGTTCATGTACCTCTATGGCGACCTTGCTGCCGGTGCTATGCTCGACTACCACGGCTTCCGCTTCCTGGCCGAGGACTGGTACGGCTCGTGGATCGGCCGCGAGGTCATGGAGCGCACGCCCGACGCGTGCTTCGTCATCCTCGACCAGCCTAAGCTCGACAACATTCTCACGACGCAGTACGGCGCCTACCTGAAGCCCTATGCGCAGGCTGATTCCATCGAGGAGCTCGCCGAGGCCATTGGCCTGCCCGTCGACCACGTCGTCGAGAGCATCGAGCGCTACAACGAGATGTGCGCCAAGGGCGAGGACACGGACTTCCACAAGAGCCTCGAGTACCTGAAGGCCATCGAGACGGGCCCGTTCTATGCCATGTACACGACGCCCGTCATGACGTCGATGTTCACGCTCGGCGGCCTGAAGATCAACACGAACGCCGAGGTCGTCAACTACGACAACGAGCCTATCCCCGGCCTGTACGCCGCTGGCCGCTCCAGCAACGGCATCTACGGCGAGTACATCGGCTCGGGCAGCTCCATCGCCGACTGTCTGACGTTCGGCCGCATCGCCGGTCGTAGCGCCGCTGCTCGCGCGTAG